The Microbacterium luteum nucleotide sequence TTCGAGACCCGCTCCCGACGCAAAGCCGGCGACGTGCTCGGCGCGCTGAACCAGCTCGCCGCCACCCACGTCCGCATCCGCACCGACAACACCGAGGAGATCCAGCCGGCGACCGCGCTGCGCGCCGGGGACGTGTTCGTGGTGCTCCCGGGAGAGACCATCCCCGCGGACGGCCTGATCATCGCAGGGGCGGCGGCCGTGGACACCAGCATGCTCACCGGCGAACCCGTCCCCGCCGACCTGACACCGGGAGATGCGGTGGTCGGCGGCACGATCAGCACGGACGGACGGCTGGAGGTGCGGGCGACCTCCGTGGGCGCGCACACTCAACTCGCGCAGATGGCGGCACTCGCGGAGCAGGCTCAGGCCCGCAAAGCCCGGGTGCAGACCCTCGTCGACAAGGTCACCAGCTACTTCGTGCCCGCCGTGATCGTCCTGGCCGTCCTCGTCGCCGCCGGGTGGATGATCGCCGGGACGTCGTTCGAGCAGGCCTTCGGGATCGGGATCTCGGTGCTCATCATCGCCTGCCCCTGTGCCCTCGGGCTCGCGACACCGACCGCGCTGATGGTCGGCATCGGCCGGGGCGCGACACTGGGCATCCTCGTCAAAGGCCAGGACGCGCTTGAAGCCAGCGGCACCATCACCACCGTCGTCCTAGACAAGACAGGGACCCTCACCACCGGGGCGATGACCGCCCACCACCTCGCCCCCGTGGACGGCGTCACCGAACAGGAACTCCTCGGCGTCGCCGCAGCCATCGAACGCGGCTCCGAGCACATCATCGCCCGCGCCATCCTCACCGCTGCGGAGAACCAGGGCATCGAGATCGCCCCCGTGACCGGATTCACCACCCACCCCGGGCGCGGCGCCTCCGGACAGCTCCACGGCGAGCAGATCCTCGTCGGCAGCCGGACGTTCCTCCTCGACCACGCCATCGACGTGCCCGCCGAGCCAGACACCGCCGAGAACACCGACGACGGTGCGGGTCAAGCCGCGGAGACATCCGTGCTCGTGGCACGCGGCGGCGTGCTCCTGGGGCGGATCGGGCTGCGGGACACGATCAAACGCGACGCCCGCACCGCGGTCGCCGCGCTGCACGCCCAAGGTTTGAAGACCGTCCTGCTCACCGGAGACACCCCCGCCGCGGCCGCGAGCGTCGCCGCCCGCCTCGGCATCGACACAGTGCTCGCCGGGGTGCTGCCCGCCGAGAAGGCCGACGCGATCCGCAGCCTGCAGGAGAACGGCGCCCGGGTCGCAATGGTCGGCGATGGCATCAACGACGCCGTCGCCCTCGCCGCCGCCGACCTCGGACTCGCCATGGTCTCCGGCTCCGACATCGCCCTGAAATCCGCCGACATCATCCTCGTCCGCGACGACCTCGCCGTCATCCCCGACGCCATCGGCCTGTCCCGTCGCACCCTACGCACCATCAAGACCAACCTCGGCTGGGCATTCGGATACAACATCGCCGCGATCCCGATCGCCGCCGCCGGACTGCTCAACCCGCTCATCGCCGCCGGCGCGATGGCGCTCTCCTCCGTCCTGGTGGTCTACAACAGTCTCCGGCTGCAGAACTTCCGCCGCACCCCTCGCCGCTGAGCGACCCCCTCGACGTTCGAGAACGACTACAACTTGTAGTAGTCTTTGGGTGTGATCGCTGCTCCGTGGAACATCATCCTGACCATCGCTTTCGTGTTCACCGGCCTGGTCTGCCTGATCGACCTCGCACCCCGGCTGACGAGGACGCGTCGGAAGGGAAAGCCGTTCGACGGGGAGATCCTGGTCGACATCAACCACATCCTGATGTCGGCCGCGATGATCTGGATGTCCTGGTCGATGGAGTCCGAGCTCGCACTCTGGGTGCAGGTCGGGGTTTTCGCGGTGCTCACCCTCGCCCTCGTGCCTTTTCCGGTCCGCGCCCGTACCGCCACAGGGCGCGTCGACCTGGTGGGGCACCTCACCCTGAACGCCGCGATGATCTGGATGCTCGCCGCAATGCCGCTGCTCATGGCCGACATGCACATGCCCATGGATGTGGGTGACGGCGACGCGATGGGCATGGACGGTCAGATGCCGATGGGTGACGCCGCCCCGATGATGATGGGCACCCCGATGTGGGTCGACGTCGTCAACGTTGTCTTCGTCGCGCTCAGCGCCGCGACCATGCTGTGGTGGCTCTTCCGGCTGATCCGTAGTGGCCACCACCGCCTGCACGCCACCTGCCATGCCGTGATGGCTGCCGGCATGGGCGTCATGCTCGTGCTGATGAACGGCTGACCCCGCCGGTCACGTCGCTCGAATCCCCCGACGGCGCAGGCTTCATCTCACGGAGTCTGTTGCGTCCGGCCAGCCCCGCGGCTTCTATCTCCGCTTGGTCGGTCGGGAGGACTCGTCAACGAACGTCGGAGCGGTGCGCATCGTCTCGCGAGGCGGATCGCCCGGAGGACGTCGAGCGACGGGCGGGAAGGTGGGTCATCGCCCGCTCGAGCGGGCCACGCCCGAACAGTAGCGCCCAGACGGTGCGGCCCGTGACGGTTGCGATGGTCAAGGGCCAGAACGGGGCCATGTCACGGAACGCGGCGAGATCGCCGGTGGTGCCCACGCCGATGCTGGCGATCACGGCCCACAGGAGCAGCTGCGCGATGTAGGCGGTCAGCGGCATGCTGCCGGTGGCCCGCAGCGGCAGGGTGATCCAGATCAGTGGTGTGCGACAGGCGAGTAGACAGACACTGATCGCGGCGATGGCGAACCCACCGG carries:
- a CDS encoding heavy metal translocating P-type ATPase, whose protein sequence is MTTTTTTPVLEAVQLDVSGMTCAACAGRVERALNGLDGVSASVNYATERALVTGLSPDRVDEAVRRVEKAGYGAHPHDDADDAWSRRATEVRISSLRRRLLVSAILTVPLMDITIVLALVPGWRFPGWEWVCVLLALPIVGWAAWPFHKATLRNLRHGTVSMDTLVSLGIAASFGWAVATLLFGLGQGGAGYWLGFGVTPEGANSIYLDVAAGMTTFQLAGRYFETRSRRKAGDVLGALNQLAATHVRIRTDNTEEIQPATALRAGDVFVVLPGETIPADGLIIAGAAAVDTSMLTGEPVPADLTPGDAVVGGTISTDGRLEVRATSVGAHTQLAQMAALAEQAQARKARVQTLVDKVTSYFVPAVIVLAVLVAAGWMIAGTSFEQAFGIGISVLIIACPCALGLATPTALMVGIGRGATLGILVKGQDALEASGTITTVVLDKTGTLTTGAMTAHHLAPVDGVTEQELLGVAAAIERGSEHIIARAILTAAENQGIEIAPVTGFTTHPGRGASGQLHGEQILVGSRTFLLDHAIDVPAEPDTAENTDDGAGQAAETSVLVARGGVLLGRIGLRDTIKRDARTAVAALHAQGLKTVLLTGDTPAAAASVAARLGIDTVLAGVLPAEKADAIRSLQENGARVAMVGDGINDAVALAAADLGLAMVSGSDIALKSADIILVRDDLAVIPDAIGLSRRTLRTIKTNLGWAFGYNIAAIPIAAAGLLNPLIAAGAMALSSVLVVYNSLRLQNFRRTPRR
- a CDS encoding DUF5134 domain-containing protein, which gives rise to MIAAPWNIILTIAFVFTGLVCLIDLAPRLTRTRRKGKPFDGEILVDINHILMSAAMIWMSWSMESELALWVQVGVFAVLTLALVPFPVRARTATGRVDLVGHLTLNAAMIWMLAAMPLLMADMHMPMDVGDGDAMGMDGQMPMGDAAPMMMGTPMWVDVVNVVFVALSAATMLWWLFRLIRSGHHRLHATCHAVMAAGMGVMLVLMNG